DNA sequence from the Brevundimonas sp. NIBR10 genome:
TCTTCCACGAGGCTCACAACCGCGCGGTCGTCGATGCCCTGATCGCCGAACTCGCTCTGATCGTGGATGCCGAACGGCCGAAGACCGACAGCCCGGTTGCGGGCAAGACCGTGGTCTTCACCGGCTCGCTCGAACGCTTCACCCGCGACGAGGCCAAGGCCCGCGCCGAAAGCCTGGGGGCCAAGGTGTCGGGGTCGGTGTCGAAGAAGACCGACTATGTCGTCGCTGGCCCCGGCGCAGGCTCCAAACTGGCCGATGCCCAGAAGCACGGGGTCGCCGTGCTGACCGAGGACGAATGGCTGGCGCTCATTTCCTGATTCATGTCCCCTCGTTTGAATGGAGACAGGATTTGCGTCGAAAGCGATCAAGCCTGGTCTGCGTCCGGAGGCCGGAAGGAACAGGAAATGTCACGGTGACAGAAACGAACGTGACATTGCGCTGATGCAAGTCGATCCAGTTCGTCTACAAATCAATGCGTTAGCAGATCGGGCCATCTGCATCGGCTCCAGATTATGTGAAATTGGGACGGCCGGCCCTGATGGCTCGCCTCGTCGCATTGTCAAAGACCCTCTGGCGAAGTGGAGGCCGAAAGGCTCGGTTTTAAGTAGCCGCTCTGATTATATTCCTATACATTTGATGAGGCGGTCGTCGGTCGAGTTGGTACGGCCTGAGGGGCGTAGGAGCCCCCTCACCCCTCAGCGGTTAAGCGCTGAACGCGCCGCCTCGGCATAGCGATGACCCGATGCCGCATCGCGGGGGAAGACCGCTTCGATCTCGGCCAGGTCTTCGGGCGTCAGGACGACGTCTGCCGCCGCCGCATTGTCCTCCAGCGTCGCGATCCGCCGGGTACCCGGGATGGGGACCAGGTCGTCACCTTGCGCCAGCACCCACGCCAGGGCCAGTTGCGCCGCCGTGATGCCCCGGTCGTGGGCGATGGCCTTGACCGCCTCGACGAGGTCGAGGTTCTTCTGGAAATTCTCGCCCATGAAGCGGGGGTTGGAACGGCGGAAGTCGCCCTCTTCCAGGTCATCGATCGACCGGATCTCACCCGACAGGAAGCCACGGCCCAGCGGGCTGTAGGGGACGAAGCCGATACCGAGTTCACGCACCGTCGTCAGGATGTCGCCCTCGGGCTCGCGGCTCCACAGGGAGTATTCGGTCTGAAGCGCCGTGATCGGATGGGTGGCGTGGGCCCGGCGGATGGTGTCGGGCGCGGCCTCCGACAGGCCCAGGAACCGGACCTTGCCCTCGGTGACCAGCTCGGCCATCGCCCCGACCGTCTCCTCGATCGGCGTGTCGGCATCGACGCGGTGCAGATAGTAGAGATCGACATGATCCATGCCGAGGCGGGTCAGGCTGCCTTCGATCGATCGGCGGGCGTTGGCGGGCGAGCCGTCCACCTTCAGCGCCGTGCGATCGGCGTTGTAACCGATGCCGAATTTCGTCGCGACGAAGGCCCTGTCGCGTCGGTCAGCCAGCGCCTTGCCGACCTGGATTTCATTGGTGTGGGGGCCGTACATCTCGGCCGTGTCGAACAGGGTAATGCCCAGGTCCAGAGCGCGGTGAATCACGGCCGTCGCCTGCGCCTCGTCCGACGGGGTCCCGTAGAAGGACGCCATTCCCATGCAGCCCAGGCCGATGGCAGACACTTCGGGACCATTCGGTCCGAGACGACGGGTCTTCATGGGCGTACTCCTGAGGCTGAGCTGAAACCTGAAGGTCGGCACCGCCCCGTCGATCCGCAAGGTCAGACCGCCGAAACGATATCCGTCTGTGCGAAGTCATCACCCTTGAACAGCAGGGGCTCACCGGTCTGTTTGGCGAGGGCGTAGGCGAAGCAGTCGCCGAAGTTCAGCTTTGCCGGATGGTTCTTCTTGCCGAACCGCCTGTAGGCGGCGCGGGCAAGCCGGGCTGTATCGGCATCCACCTCCACGATCTCGGCTTCGACCCCCGACAACAATCGATCAACCTTCAACGATGTGGGTTCGTCCCGCCAGTTGTCGACCACCATGCCGAACTCGAAATAGGTCACAGCCGACAAGCGTACCCTTGGCTCGCGGATCAGGATGGACAGGAACCGCTCGGCTTCGGGCTCGGAATTGATAATCGCGACCAGCGCGGACGTGTCGACGATCAAATCGGCAAGCCCGTTTCGGGGTCGTAGAATTCCGCAGTGGGGTCTTCCGTCTCGAAGAACTCGGGGGGTGCCGCTTTCCGAATTTCATCCACGAGGGCCAACAACTCTTCCATCGTCGCCTTCTTCTTTACCGGCTCCGGCTCGCGCGCCAACTGCTCGCGCAGGGCGTAAGTCACTACACCCGTCAGGCTTTCGCCGCGTCGGGCCGCCAGTTCCTTGGCCAGCCTGTGGGTCTCGGGGTTCTTGATGTTCAGCATGGTAGAACCGCTTCTACCACATGGCCCAACTCCCTCAAAGCGGCGCGCAGGCCGCTTTCAGCCACGCCAATGCCGCCGCATCCGCCTGCATCCCCTCTGCCAGCAGCGGCCCGACCTTGGCCAGGGCTTCGGCATGGTAGGCGTCGACATAGGCCCGCTCGGCCGTCGTCAGCATCTCGACGTCGATCAGTTTGCGGTCCAGCGGCGCGAACGTCAGTTGCTCGAACCCATGCATCGGCCGCTCGCCGCTCGGTATGGGCTCGGGCGCCGTGACGACCTGCAGCGTCTCGATCCGGATGCCCCAGTGCCCTTCGCGATAGTAGCCCGGCTCGTTGGACAGGATCATCCCGGTCAGCAGCGGCTGGGTGTTGACCGCCTTGGCGATCCGCTGCGGCCCTTCGTGGACGCCGAGGTAGGACCCGACGCCGTGGCCCGTGCCATGGTCGTAATCGAGCCCGGCCATCCACATCGGCTGGCGCGCGATGGCGTCCAGCTGATGCCCCGTCGTCCCCGCCGGGAAGCGGATCGTCGCCATGGCGATATGGCCCTTGAGGACCAGGGTGAACATCCGCCGCTGGTCGGCGGTCGGCTCGCCGATCGCCACGGTCCGGGTCACGTCGGTGGTGCCGTCCAGATACTGACCGCCGCCGTCGACCAGCAGGAGCGACCCCTTCTCGATCCGCCGGATTTTGTCGCCCACGGGCTTGTAGTGCGGCAGGGCGCCGTTGGGCCCGGCCCCGGCGATGGTGTCGAAAGACAGGTCCTTCAGAGCCCCCGTGGCCTCGCGGAAACCCTCCAGCACGCCGACGATCTCGCGCTCGCTGGGCAGGGTGTCCTGCGCCACCGTATCGACCCAGTGCAGGAACCGGGTCAGGGCGGCACCGTCACGGATGTGGGCCCGACGCGTCCCCTCGATCTCGACGGGGTTCTTGGCCGCGCGCGGCACGGCGCACGGGTCCATGGCGCGCACGATCCTGGCCCCCGCCCTTTCCAGCCGGTCGAAATACCAGGCAGAGGATTGGACCGGATCGATCAGCACCGTCTTGCCCGCCAGCGCGTCCAGCGCCGCTTCCAGAGCCTCGCTCGGCTTCAGGGTGACGGCGTCCCCCAGCCAGCCGGGCAACTCATTGGTCACCTTGGCGGGATCGACGAACAGGTCCGCGGTTCCATCGGCGTTTAGGATGGCCTGACCCATGGGCAGGGGCGAACGGATCACGTCCCCGCCCCTGACGTTGAACAGCCAGGCAATCGACGGCGCTGCGGTCAGGACCGCCGCGTCCGCTCCGACCTCGGCCACGGCGCGGCCGATCCGTTCGCGCTTGGAGGAATGGCTTTCGCCTGAGTATCGGTCCTCGTGCGGCACGATCGGGGCCTGCGGCTGGGCCGGACGGGCCTCGGCCCAGGCGGCGTCCAGGGGATTGACATCGACCGGCCTCAGCGCCGCGCCGGCCTTCGCGACCGCGCGCTCCAGGGTCTCCAGCGCATCCGGGCTATGCAGCCGGGCGTCATAACCGATCACCGCCCCCTTGGGCGCCCGCTCCAGATAGGCCGGCACCCCGCCCTCGACGAGGTCGAGGATCTCGAACTGATCCGCATCGACCTGCGCACGCACCTGAACGGTATAGCGACCGTCCGCGAACACCGCCGCCCGATCCGTCATCACCACGGCGGCCCCCGCCGAGCCGGTGAACCCCGTCAGCCAAGCCAGACGGTCGTTGGCCTCGGGCAGATATTCGTTCTGATGCTCGTCCTCATGCGGGACCAGCAGGCCGTCCAGCCCCTGCTCCAGCAATCGCGCGCGCACGAGCGGGAGGTGTTTCGCCCCAAAGGACGGATCGGTGGTTTCGTCGAAGGTCTGGCGCATGGCGCAGACCTAATCCCCTCCGCCGAACGTCTCAAGCCGCCCGTGCGCTTGGCCGCGTCGGATCAGGTCGCCCAGACGGGCTTGCGCTTGTCGAGGAAGGCGCGGACGCCTTCCTGGCCCTCGGCGGACACACGGGCACGGGCGATCCGCCTGGCGGTGTCTTCCATCAGGCCGGTATCCAGCCGATGCCCCGCCACATGATGCACCAGCCGCTTGGCGTCGCCCATGGCTCCCGGCGCGCTGCCGCCCAGACTGTCGGTCAGCATGGTCACGAAGCTGTCGATCGCCGCCTCGTCGGGCAGGACCATGTCGATCAGCCCCAGATGGGCGGCATAGCCGGCATCAAAGGTGTTTCCCGTAAGGAACAGCGCCCGCGCCCGCCGCGCCCCCACTGCCTCGACCACATAGGGGGCGATGGTCGCGGGGATCAGACCCAGCTTGACCTCGGAGAAGGCGAACCGGGCCCCCTCGACGGCCACCGCCATGTCGCAGGCGCAGACCATCCCGGCTCCGCCCCCCATGGCCGCACCCTCGACGATGGCGACCGTCAGGGCCGGGACGTCGTGAAGGCTTTTAAGCATCCGGGCCAGACCCATGGCGTCGTCGCGGTTGTCGCTCTCGGACCAGTCGGCGGCGGCGCGCATCCAGGACAGGTCGGCCCCGGCGCTGAAGGTCCCCCCCGCCCCGCGCAGGAAGACGACCCGTACATGGTCCGCCCCATGCAGCGTCTCGAACGCCTCATGCAGGGCCGCGATGGTGGCGGCGTCG
Encoded proteins:
- a CDS encoding aminopeptidase P family protein, which codes for MRQTFDETTDPSFGAKHLPLVRARLLEQGLDGLLVPHEDEHQNEYLPEANDRLAWLTGFTGSAGAAVVMTDRAAVFADGRYTVQVRAQVDADQFEILDLVEGGVPAYLERAPKGAVIGYDARLHSPDALETLERAVAKAGAALRPVDVNPLDAAWAEARPAQPQAPIVPHEDRYSGESHSSKRERIGRAVAEVGADAAVLTAAPSIAWLFNVRGGDVIRSPLPMGQAILNADGTADLFVDPAKVTNELPGWLGDAVTLKPSEALEAALDALAGKTVLIDPVQSSAWYFDRLERAGARIVRAMDPCAVPRAAKNPVEIEGTRRAHIRDGAALTRFLHWVDTVAQDTLPSEREIVGVLEGFREATGALKDLSFDTIAGAGPNGALPHYKPVGDKIRRIEKGSLLLVDGGGQYLDGTTDVTRTVAIGEPTADQRRMFTLVLKGHIAMATIRFPAGTTGHQLDAIARQPMWMAGLDYDHGTGHGVGSYLGVHEGPQRIAKAVNTQPLLTGMILSNEPGYYREGHWGIRIETLQVVTAPEPIPSGERPMHGFEQLTFAPLDRKLIDVEMLTTAERAYVDAYHAEALAKVGPLLAEGMQADAAALAWLKAACAPL
- a CDS encoding aldo/keto reductase yields the protein MKTRRLGPNGPEVSAIGLGCMGMASFYGTPSDEAQATAVIHRALDLGITLFDTAEMYGPHTNEIQVGKALADRRDRAFVATKFGIGYNADRTALKVDGSPANARRSIEGSLTRLGMDHVDLYYLHRVDADTPIEETVGAMAELVTEGKVRFLGLSEAAPDTIRRAHATHPITALQTEYSLWSREPEGDILTTVRELGIGFVPYSPLGRGFLSGEIRSIDDLEEGDFRRSNPRFMGENFQKNLDLVEAVKAIAHDRGITAAQLALAWVLAQGDDLVPIPGTRRIATLEDNAAAADVVLTPEDLAEIEAVFPRDAASGHRYAEAARSALNR
- a CDS encoding type II toxin-antitoxin system VapC family toxin: MIVDTSALVAIINSEPEAERFLSILIREPRVRLSAVTYFEFGMVVDNWRDEPTSLKVDRLLSGVEAEIVEVDADTARLARAAYRRFGKKNHPAKLNFGDCFAYALAKQTGEPLLFKGDDFAQTDIVSAV
- a CDS encoding enoyl-CoA hydratase-related protein, which encodes MTDTPSEADLNALDITDAEAAVVNSIAQPLVPGAAPDANDDLVQIESTSDGVVFVTINRPQKKNAFDAATIAALHEAFETLHGADHVRVVFLRGAGGTFSAGADLSWMRAAADWSESDNRDDAMGLARMLKSLHDVPALTVAIVEGAAMGGGAGMVCACDMAVAVEGARFAFSEVKLGLIPATIAPYVVEAVGARRARALFLTGNTFDAGYAAHLGLIDMVLPDEAAIDSFVTMLTDSLGGSAPGAMGDAKRLVHHVAGHRLDTGLMEDTARRIARARVSAEGQEGVRAFLDKRKPVWAT
- a CDS encoding type II toxin-antitoxin system VapB family antitoxin; the protein is MLNIKNPETHRLAKELAARRGESLTGVVTYALREQLAREPEPVKKKATMEELLALVDEIRKAAPPEFFETEDPTAEFYDPETGLPI